The Campylobacter curvus genome includes the window TTAAGCGCGTCTTTGACAAAAAAGCTGTTGCCAAGGCTTTTACTCATTTTTTCGTTATTTACCTTTATGAAGCCGTTGTGCATCCAGTATTTGGCGAGCTTTTTATGCTCGGCACATCTGCATTGAGCCGCTTCGTTTTCGTGGTGAGGAAAGAGTAGGTCGATGCCGCCTGCGTGTATGTCTATCTCGTATTCGCCGTCGTTTGAGAGGTATTGTTTTATCATCGCTACGCACTCGCTGTGCCAGCCGGGTCTGCCTCTGCCAAACGGGCTTTCGTACCATTTGTCGTCAAATTTCCAAAGTACGAAGTCCTTTTCGTCGCGCTTTTCATCATTACTTTGCACGCGCGCGATGAGATCGGTGTTATTATCCTTGCCGCTTAGGCTAAAATACTGCGCGTCCTTGCCGGTATCAAAGTAGATCCCGTCTTTTAGCTCGTATGCCACGCCTTTATCAATGAGCTTTTGGATGTAGTTTATTATCGCCTCAAGGCACTGCGTAGCCTTTGGCTTGATGTCTGGTTGCATGACGTTTAGCGCGCTCATGTCAGCCTCGTAGCTTGCGATGTAGCGCTGCGTGATCTCCTCTAGGCTTTTGCCCGTCTCACTCATCTTTTTTAAAATTTTATCGTCGATGTCGGTGTAGTTTCGCACGAATTTCACTTCGTAGCCAAGCTCTATCAAGACGCGTCTTAGCAGATCAAAGCTCACGGCTGATTTGGCATGTCCTAAATGCGCGTCGTCATATACGGTCGGGCCGCACAGATAGATACTCGCCTTGCCGCTTTTTATAGGCTCGAAAGCCATCTTTTGTTTTTTGACGCTATCAAAGATTTGCATTAA containing:
- the cysS gene encoding cysteine--tRNA ligase, producing the protein MQIFDSVKKQKMAFEPIKSGKASIYLCGPTVYDDAHLGHAKSAVSFDLLRRVLIELGYEVKFVRNYTDIDDKILKKMSETGKSLEEITQRYIASYEADMSALNVMQPDIKPKATQCLEAIINYIQKLIDKGVAYELKDGIYFDTGKDAQYFSLSGKDNNTDLIARVQSNDEKRDEKDFVLWKFDDKWYESPFGRGRPGWHSECVAMIKQYLSNDGEYEIDIHAGGIDLLFPHHENEAAQCRCAEHKKLAKYWMHNGFIKVNNEKMSKSLGNSFFVKDALKSVPGEALRFYLIASHYRAHFNYSQEDLFAAKKRLDKIYRLKKRVLGISAGTCEPNFKASVLEALSDDLNTSKALASVDEFVKSANDGLDLDPKNKALKAQIAANLEFITRVFGVGAMDGFEYFQFGVSDDEKAKIKALLDERAQAKKERNFSKADEIREKLNAMDIAIMDTAQGTMWEKI